The stretch of DNA GAGGACTTCGTCTCCGTATTGCAACATGTACTCGGAGAGCTGGTCGAAGAGTTCGTCGGCCGATTGAGGGGAGAACGCGTTGTTTTCGTCATAGCGTGAGTATCGAAAATCCATGAGCTTTTCCCACGACAGAACAATCGGCCGGCTGACGAGTCTCTGAGTACGGCAACTCTTGGCTGCATTGTAGGCGAGTTGAGGCTGCGGGCGTGCATTTCTTTTGGGAGCAAAACTACAGGGACTTGCTTTACGAAAGTGTGAACGTAATAACAGTGTTTCGGCCAATTGGTGTGTGTGGAGTGGGATTTCCACGAACCTCGACTCATTTTCTCAGGTAATACCAACAGAGTGTGTTATTGGCATTGTCTCGGGCATCGGCTTTCGTGTGTAAAAAATAGCGGGTAGCAGCGGAGGGGTGGGGAAGTAGTCCTTAGCGTAACCTCCTGAAAATTTTGCAGTTCAGTTGGTTTTTTGGTGTTGTGACTGAGGTGCAAGTTCGCGACGATGGAGAAGTGTGTTTCAAAAAAGCTTTTGTGGTCAATAATGACTCGGTTTCTCGACTGCCGTAGATTCTGCTTGTGAGTTGGTGATTGTTGAGTTGAGTGAGTTGTTCAGAAATTTGCTGGTCGTTTGCAGGAAGCTGTGAAGTCGGCCGTTCACTTTAGAGCCTTGATTTGGGCGGAAAACCTATGACAAACAATGATTCTCAGGCAAAAGTCGGTTCAAGCTGGCGAAAAGCTGGTGTGCTGGCCTGTGGGCTGTCGCTGGCAGTTTCGGCGTTTTCCGGTTTCGCTCTGTTCGCTCAGGGATCCCTGTTGGCTCAGGAGATGGAAGCCAAGCCGGGGATGTCTGACAAGCCCGGGATGTCCGATAAGCCCGGGATGCTGAAGCCGGGTGCGAAAGCGGCAGAGATGAAGGGTGACATGGAGGCGATGGATGGGCCTGCCATGAAAGCTTCGGGAGCGAAAGCTGCTGGTGGCGGTGATGATCTTCCTGCCCGCGTTAAGCCTGCAACGAACAAGCCGGGTGTCCGAACGGCAGCGTCGGATCCCGTTGTGCAGTTCATCAATGAAAGTCTTCGCCAGGGGTGGAAGGACAATGATGTTGAGCCTTCTCCGATGGCCGATGATGCCGAATGGATCCGTCGGGTATACCTCGATATTGTCGGGAGAATCCCCTCGGCTGAAGAAGTTCAGGATTTTGTTGCAGACAAAAGCAAGACTAAGCGATCGGAGCTGATTGAAGCTCTGCTGGAAGATCCGGGTTATGTGCGGAACTTTACGACCATCTGGACGAACCTGTGCATTGGTCAGCGAACACCTCGCCGTGTGAGCCGGACCGGGATGCAGAAATTCTTCCGAGAAGGATTTGCCAAGAATCGTCCCTGGAACGAAATGGTTTTTGATCTGGTCTCGGCTGAAGGTCACTTCGAAAAGAATGGAGCGACGAACTTCATTCTGGCACAAATGCAGGACAACGATGACGGCGTGCAGCTGACAGCGAAGACGACCCGCCTTTTCATGGGGATGCAGGTCCAGTGTACACAATGTCACAATCATCCGTTTAATGAATGGAAACAGGATCAGTTCTGGCAGTTCAACAGCTTTTTCCGGCAAGTTCGCAAGATGGATCATCAGAAGCTTGACCCTCGAACCGGGCGGCAAGTGGATGATTACTCTGAAGTTCTCTTCCGTGACTTCAGCGGTCCAGTGTTTTTTGAGAAACGTAGCGGTTTGATGCAGGTGGCCTATCCGATTTATCTCGGAGCCGAAGTCGATGCCAGCGAAGGAGTTGACCGCCGAACAGAGCTGGCCAAGCTGATGACATCTGGCGAAAAGCCTCTGGTGGCAACGGCTTATGTGAACAGGATGTGGGGTCACTTCTTTGGTTACGGGTTCACCCGGCCGGTCGATGATATGGGCCCACATAACCCATCTTCCAATCCCGCATTGCTGGATCGGTTGTCGGATGAGTTTGTCAAAAGTGGCTATGACTCCCGCCAGCTTATTCGGTGGATTGCGAATGCAGAGGCCTACAGCCTGACGAGCCGGGGGATCAAGAAAAACGAACGAGATAACCCGGCTGCTGGTGAAACTCCTTTGTTCAGCCATATTTACGTCAAGCCAATGCGGGCGGAGCAACTCTATGACTCGCTGATTGTCGCGACGAATGCTCATAAAACAGGTCGTGCTGGTTGGGAGCAATCTGAAGAGCAGCGGCAAGAGTGGCTCCAGCAGTTCGTTCAGACTTTTGGTACTGACGATAACGAAGAATCAAGTGGTTTTGATGGGACGATTCCTCAGGCCCTGATGATGATGAACGGGCCGTTGACGCGTGATGCCGTGGCTTTGAAGCCTGGCTCACATCTGGCCGAAGTCCTTGCCGGTAAAGGGAATGAGCGACAGAAGCTCAACATTCTCTATCTGTCGGTTCTCAGTCGCATGCCAACTGCGGCCGAATGGGCTCGATTCCAGAAATATGCTTCGAGTTCTGGTGGAAACCTGATTCCGGTTTATCAGGATATGTTCTGGGCTTTGCTGAATTCGAACGAATTTATCTTCATTCACTAGAACATTCTGTGGTTTCGGTGCGTTATTCAGTAGAGAAATCTACAAAGTCAGTCGAGTCAGTCAGTCAAGTTCTTCAAACAAGTTCAATTTGTCAAATTGAGAGTCGGAGATCAGTTTATGTCAATTTTCCAGCCTGACGGTATGAGTCGCCGACACTTTGTGCGGCACCTGGCAGCGACAGCTGCAACAATTCCGGCTCTTGAATTCATCTCTCATGTGCGGGCCAACGCAGCAGAGCTGAAGAAGAACCAGAAGTCTTGCATCCTCATGTGGATGAGTGGTGGTCCCCCCACCATTGACATCTGGGATCTCAAGCCTGGTTCCAAGAATGGTGGCGAATTCAAGCCCATTTCGACCAAGGGCGATCTGCAGATCAGTGAGCATATGCCGAAGACCGCTCAGGTGATGAATCATCTGTCAGTCGTGCGTGCTATGAGCACCCGCGAAGCTGACCATGGTCGTGGCACCTATTTCATGCATACAGGCTATGT from Planctopirus ephydatiae encodes:
- a CDS encoding DUF1549 and DUF1553 domain-containing protein yields the protein MTNNDSQAKVGSSWRKAGVLACGLSLAVSAFSGFALFAQGSLLAQEMEAKPGMSDKPGMSDKPGMLKPGAKAAEMKGDMEAMDGPAMKASGAKAAGGGDDLPARVKPATNKPGVRTAASDPVVQFINESLRQGWKDNDVEPSPMADDAEWIRRVYLDIVGRIPSAEEVQDFVADKSKTKRSELIEALLEDPGYVRNFTTIWTNLCIGQRTPRRVSRTGMQKFFREGFAKNRPWNEMVFDLVSAEGHFEKNGATNFILAQMQDNDDGVQLTAKTTRLFMGMQVQCTQCHNHPFNEWKQDQFWQFNSFFRQVRKMDHQKLDPRTGRQVDDYSEVLFRDFSGPVFFEKRSGLMQVAYPIYLGAEVDASEGVDRRTELAKLMTSGEKPLVATAYVNRMWGHFFGYGFTRPVDDMGPHNPSSNPALLDRLSDEFVKSGYDSRQLIRWIANAEAYSLTSRGIKKNERDNPAAGETPLFSHIYVKPMRAEQLYDSLIVATNAHKTGRAGWEQSEEQRQEWLQQFVQTFGTDDNEESSGFDGTIPQALMMMNGPLTRDAVALKPGSHLAEVLAGKGNERQKLNILYLSVLSRMPTAAEWARFQKYASSSGGNLIPVYQDMFWALLNSNEFIFIH